The Solanum lycopersicum chromosome 9, SLM_r2.1 genome window below encodes:
- the LOC138338239 gene encoding cytochrome P450 94C1-like: MASTTNFFIILLFIISLSFFLFLLCYFVRLKFLCKCEICQCYMTSSWYPQFTNLCDWYTHLLKKSPTRTIHIHVLGNTITANPKNVEYMLKTRFDNFPKGKNFSTILGDFLGKGIFNVDGDLWRFQRKMASLELRRNSIKSFAFDVMNNEIQNRLIPLLACVANNKDEIVLDLQDVFRRFSFDSICRFSFGLDPKCLELSLPISQFAISFDLASQLSAQRAMHVSPIVWKIKRFFNIGSERKLKKAIKLINILAQEVITQRRKLGFSNHKDLLSRFMQGDIVNETYLRDIVISFLLAGRDTVASASTSLFWLLAENPRVVERIREEANEVLGLNQELTSCEQLRELHYLQACVYESMRLCPPIQFDSKFCLDDDFLPDGTFVKKGTRVTYHPYAMGRMEELWGVDCLEFKPERWINKDGVFIDENPFKYPVFQAGVRVCLGKEMSLVELKSMTLSFLRRFHVELAHPSHHIPRFSPGLTASFRGGLPVFVREIKSTT; encoded by the coding sequence ATGGCCTCTACTactaatttctttattattcttCTCTTTATAATCTCTCTTTCCTTCTTCTTATTTCTCCTTTGTTATTTTGTTAGACTAAAGTTTTTATGCAAATGTGAAATTTGTCAATGTTACATGACATCAAGTTGGTACCCTCAATTCACTAATTTGTGTGATTGGTATACTCATCTTCTTAAAAAATCCCCTACTAGAACCATACACATCCATGTTCTTGGTAACACCATCACCGCGAACCCTAAAAATGTCGAATACATGCTCAAAACAAGATTTGATAATTTTCCAAAAGGGAAGAATTTCTCAACAATCTTAGGTGATTTTCTTGGTAAAGGTATCTTCAATGTGGATGGAGATTTATGGAGATTTCAAAGGAAAATGGCTAGTCTTGAACTTCGACGaaattcaataaaatcattTGCATTTGACGTAATGAACAATGAAATCCAAAATAGACTTATCCCATTATTAGCTTGTGTTGCTAATAACAAAGATGAGATTGTTTTGGATTTACAAGATGTTTTTAGAAGATTTTCTTTTGATAGTATTTGTAGATTTTCCTTTGGATTAGATCCAAAGTGTTTAGAATTATCACTTCCAATTTCACAATTTGCTATTTCCTTTGACTTAGCATCACAATTATCAGCTCAAAGAGCTATGCATGTGTCTCCAATTGTATGGAAAATCAAGAGATTTTTCAACATAGGAAGTGAAAGGAAGTTGAAAAAAGCAATCAAATTGATCAACATACTAGCACAAGAAGTGATAACACAACGTCGAAAATTAGGGTTTTCAAATCATAAGGATCTTCTATCAAGATTCATGCAAGGGGATAttgtcaatgagacatacttaAGAGATATTGTCATTAGTTTTCTCTTAGCTGGAAGAGACACTGTGGCATCCGCATCAACAAGCTTGTTTTGGCTACTCGCGGAGAATCCACGAGTAGTTGAGAGGATTAGAGAAGAAGCAAATGAAGTTCTTGGACTAAATCAAGAACTTACAAGTTGTGAACAATTGAGAGAACTTCATTATTTGCAAGCATGTGTTTATGAGAGTATGAGACTTTGTCCTCCAATACAATTTGACTCTAAGTTTTGTTTGGATGATGATTTTTTACCTGATGGGACTTTTGTTAAAAAGGGAACTAGGGTTACTTATCATCCTTATGCTATGGGAAGAATGGAAGAATTATGGGGTGTCGATTGTTTAGAATTCAAGCCAGAGAGATGGATTAATAAAGACGGTGTTTTTATCGACGAAAATCCTTTTAAGTATCCAGTTTTTCAAGCTGGGGTTAGGGTTTGCTTGGGTAAAGAAATGTCTCTTGTTGAACTTAAAAGTATGACTCTTTCATTCCTCCGACGATTTCACGTCGAATTAGCTCATCCATCCCATCACATTCCTCGATTCTCTCCTGGCCTAACCGCCTCGTTTCGTGGCGGTTTGCCAGTATTTGTGAGAGAAATTAAGAGTACTACTTAG